TCTTTAGTTAGGGTTCCTATTCGTTTAGGTGCAGATGTTTTTGTGAAGGGTAAAATTTCTAAAGAAAATACCCAGCGTATTTTAGATACTATGCTCGCTTTTAAATTATTGATGAAGTCTCATAAAGTCGTAAAATACAAGGCTTGTGCAACTTCAGCCATGCGTGAGTCTTCAAATGGAAATCAAATAGTAGATTTGGTTTTAGAACAATCGGGTATTAAAATTGATGTTATTGAAGGTGAAGAGGAAGCAGCTATTATAGCTGCAACCGATTTAAATAAATACATCGATCCTAATAAAACCTATTTGTATGTGGATGTAGGTGGTGGTAGTACCGAATTTACAGTTATAGATCAAGGTAAATCCATAGCATCCCGTTCTTTTAAAATAGGAACTGTAAGATTACTAAATGATATGGTTAAAAATGAAGCTTGGCAAGAACTTCGTGAGTGGATTGTCTCAAATGCTTTAGAATTTGATAAAATTTCGGTTATTGGTTCGGGAGGGAATATTAATAAAATTTTCAAAATTTCTGGAAAAGCGATGGGTAAACCGCTTAGTTACTTCTATATGAGTTCATATTATAACACGCTTCAAAATTACTCTTACGAAGAACGTATTACAGAATTAGATTTAAATCAAGACCGTGCCGATGTTATCATTCCTGCCATGCGTATTTATTTGTCTGCCATGAAATGGAGTGGTGCTAAAAATATTTATGTTCCAAAAATAGGATTGGCAGATGGTGTGATAAAAAGTATTTACTACGATACAGTTTCTAGTAATACACAGTAAAATTTTGCACTTCACCTTGTATTGTTGTAAAGGATTATAATATATATTCGTCTTTATAAGTTTTTCGATACCCCAACTATCGCTTAATACTACTAAAGGATGAAATTACTTTATATTGTTAATCAACTTCATGGTACGACAGGTCAGGAGCGCATTATTGCTATTAAAACCGATTATTTTATAAGAAATTATGGTTATAACATTGTGGTTGTAGCTTTAGATGAAGTAGATAGCAAGCCTTTTTTTGACATAAACCATGCTGTAAAGAAAATTGATCTTCCTAAAGGAAAACGTCTCTTCTGGATGGTTTTTCAAAAATAAATCAAGTTAATTCAATACTAGAAGATGAAAACCCCGATGTTGTTATTGTGGTCATTGATAACATTTCAGGGCTTTATTTACCCAATTTTTTGAATAAAAAGTTCAAATATGTGTATGAGCGCCATAATTCTAAAAGTGTAAACTACACACAAAACACCCAATCATTTAAAACAAAATTTATAAATAGAGCTAAAAAAGCTTTGTTAGACAAAGGAGGGCAAGCGTATGATAAAGTCGTTTTGCTTTCAGATGATCATGTTGAAGAGTGGAGGTATTTAAAACATATTGAAATTATTAGTAATCCTCTTATTTTTTATCGGGATCAAGTTGCAGCCTTAGAGAATAAAAGGGAGTTGGCTGTTGGACGACATACCCATCAAAAAGGTTTGGATGACCTAATTAAAAGCTGGGCCGAAGTAGTTAAAGTTCATAAAGATTGGGTTC
This genomic interval from Tamlana carrageenivorans contains the following:
- a CDS encoding Ppx/GppA phosphatase family protein — translated: MLSIKKYAAIDIGSNAVRLLISNIIEQKGRPVQFKKNSLVRVPIRLGADVFVKGKISKENTQRILDTMLAFKLLMKSHKVVKYKACATSAMRESSNGNQIVDLVLEQSGIKIDVIEGEEEAAIIAATDLNKYIDPNKTYLYVDVGGGSTEFTVIDQGKSIASRSFKIGTVRLLNDMVKNEAWQELREWIVSNALEFDKISVIGSGGNINKIFKISGKAMGKPLSYFYMSSYYNTLQNYSYEERITELDLNQDRADVIIPAMRIYLSAMKWSGAKNIYVPKIGLADGVIKSIYYDTVSSNTQ